Proteins from a genomic interval of Niabella soli DSM 19437:
- a CDS encoding SixA phosphatase family protein, translated as MKTLIIIRHSKAEKGSGRDIDRHLTETGHRDAIQVAELLKSKGYEIDKILSSNSERTKRTTQLFSGVLGIDNDAVFFFESLYLADVLGISETIELYGGSKANTLAVVGHNPGVTNFVTDLTHTSIDNIPTSGVAVMEVDLEDWAQLGSAGKKLVATFSPKDL; from the coding sequence ATGAAAACGTTAATTATCATACGCCATTCCAAAGCCGAAAAAGGATCGGGCAGGGACATAGACCGGCATCTTACGGAAACCGGCCATCGCGACGCAATCCAGGTAGCAGAACTATTAAAATCCAAAGGATATGAGATCGACAAGATCCTGTCGAGCAATTCGGAACGGACGAAACGGACGACCCAGCTTTTCTCAGGGGTATTGGGCATCGACAATGATGCGGTTTTTTTCTTCGAGAGCCTTTACCTGGCGGATGTGCTGGGCATATCAGAAACAATTGAGCTGTATGGCGGATCAAAAGCGAATACCCTGGCGGTTGTGGGCCATAATCCCGGCGTAACGAATTTTGTTACCGATCTTACCCATACGTCGATCGACAATATCCCGACTTCGGGCGTAGCGGTCATGGAAGTTGACCTGGAAGATTGGGCCCAATTGGGAAGCGCGGGTAAGAAGCTGGTAGCTACTTTTTCACCGAAGGATCTTTAG
- a CDS encoding SusC/RagA family TonB-linked outer membrane protein codes for MKRTKAFSLLLLLFCFGLALQGYSQGKAITGTVTDDKGNPVPNVSVIVKGGTTGTSTNQDGKFTINAKSGDVLELSSVGFKATTAKVGAAATIAVTLTSDVSDLTDVVVIGYGTARKKDLTGSVAVVDMSELKSQPAASPIEALQGKAAGVQVVNDGSPGATPQIRIRGFSTINNNDPLYIIDGMPYQGKLSWLNATDIESMQVLKDASAASIYGSRANNGVVIVTTKKGKSGAPRVNLDMYYGTQNPNRGRFPKYMNPQQFADFLYAGFKNAGLPITNDYYGSDPNKPTLPDYLLAGGTYGQKITAAQADPKLYNYTMDGTTFYQITQANKAGTDWYRTITQNAPIQNYQLTVSGGADKANYAVSGSYMNQEGTVKYTGFKRYTVRANSNFTVFNDRLQLGENILYSRTQNQGFSTNVNTAGQYMGEGSPIGWAYRIQSIIPVYDIMGNFAGSRGNLLGNAENPMAALYRAKDNTSTSNRFFGSAFADLKILESLHLRTTFGTQYESWNSRSVGYPNPERAEGSYNNHTFGESMGWNTDWTWSNTLTYKKRFAEKHDLTVLAGTEAVKSQARILNGNATGFFLMGDMNYYYMNTATATPVAGNTIIQPSSLYSVFGRVDYGYLDKYLISATLRRDGSSRFGPSNKYGNFPAASLAWRVSNEEFMKSVSWVNDLKLRAGWGVTGNQNIPDFQYLKFFQSAINYSNYPIGGSSLASGVWTSSYDNPNVKWEQAQSLNLGLDFTLLNHTIDGSFDVYNKKTKDLLYPLALPAQAVGGGGSPWVNLGQMSNKGFELVLNYHYNSVSTAKPFHLDAGVNFSRNINNLDALAPGVKRVFMLSNRSVQPSVIQAGLPFGAFYGYKVLGLFQTADEANASKQPGAHAGGFHYADVNGDGVINNNDMTYIGSPHPKFIYGVNFNASYGNFDLSLFFNGSQGNQNFDMTRLYTDLSLFDGAVSDRMLNAWSPTNTNSNIPAPYRSRNSIEMLSNSYFVQDASYLKLKLAQLGYNFKMNGALKDKIKNLRLYVSGTNLFTVTKYSGLDPEVTSAPGTYAAPGVDEGMYPMSRQYLVGLNVTF; via the coding sequence ATGAAGAGAACAAAAGCTTTCTCCTTGCTTTTACTGCTTTTCTGCTTTGGGCTTGCCTTACAGGGCTATAGCCAGGGCAAAGCAATTACCGGAACGGTTACCGATGACAAAGGCAACCCGGTTCCAAATGTGTCTGTTATTGTAAAGGGGGGTACCACAGGTACTTCTACTAACCAGGATGGAAAATTTACCATCAATGCCAAATCCGGAGATGTGCTGGAACTTTCCAGCGTAGGATTTAAAGCTACAACAGCAAAAGTTGGGGCGGCAGCTACTATTGCGGTAACCTTAACATCGGATGTGTCGGATCTGACAGATGTAGTGGTGATCGGTTATGGAACGGCCCGGAAAAAGGACCTGACGGGTTCTGTGGCCGTGGTGGATATGTCTGAATTAAAATCGCAGCCGGCGGCCAGCCCTATTGAAGCGCTGCAGGGTAAAGCTGCGGGTGTGCAGGTGGTGAATGACGGATCGCCAGGCGCTACGCCGCAGATCCGGATCCGCGGCTTTAGTACCATTAATAATAATGATCCGTTATACATTATTGATGGAATGCCCTACCAGGGGAAACTAAGCTGGTTAAATGCTACTGATATTGAAAGCATGCAGGTATTAAAAGATGCGTCTGCGGCTTCTATTTATGGTTCCCGCGCCAATAACGGGGTAGTTATTGTTACTACAAAAAAAGGAAAATCAGGTGCGCCACGGGTGAACCTGGATATGTATTATGGTACCCAGAACCCCAACAGGGGGCGGTTTCCAAAGTATATGAACCCGCAGCAATTTGCTGATTTCCTTTACGCCGGCTTCAAGAACGCAGGGCTGCCCATAACAAATGATTATTATGGAAGCGACCCTAATAAGCCTACATTGCCGGATTATTTGCTGGCGGGGGGAACTTATGGGCAAAAGATCACAGCAGCCCAGGCCGATCCCAAATTGTATAATTACACAATGGATGGAACTACTTTTTACCAGATCACCCAGGCCAACAAAGCAGGTACAGACTGGTACCGGACCATTACCCAGAACGCGCCCATCCAGAACTACCAGCTTACGGTGAGCGGCGGGGCAGACAAAGCCAATTACGCGGTGAGTGGAAGCTATATGAACCAGGAGGGCACCGTAAAGTACACCGGGTTTAAGCGTTATACCGTTCGTGCCAACAGTAATTTTACGGTATTTAATGACCGGTTGCAATTGGGAGAGAATATCCTGTATTCCCGTACGCAGAACCAGGGGTTCTCAACGAATGTAAATACGGCGGGGCAATATATGGGTGAAGGCTCGCCTATCGGCTGGGCCTATCGTATTCAATCCATTATACCGGTATACGACATTATGGGCAATTTTGCGGGCAGCCGCGGTAACCTGCTGGGTAATGCCGAGAACCCGATGGCCGCATTGTACCGGGCTAAGGACAATACAAGCACTTCCAACCGGTTTTTTGGAAGCGCTTTTGCCGATCTTAAGATCCTGGAGAGCCTGCACCTGAGAACCACTTTCGGAACCCAATATGAAAGCTGGAACAGCAGATCAGTGGGCTATCCTAACCCTGAACGTGCGGAGGGAAGCTATAACAACCATACGTTTGGTGAAAGCATGGGCTGGAACACAGACTGGACCTGGTCCAATACCCTTACCTATAAAAAGCGTTTTGCTGAGAAACATGACCTTACCGTACTGGCGGGTACAGAAGCAGTAAAATCCCAGGCAAGGATACTGAACGGTAATGCTACCGGCTTTTTCCTGATGGGGGATATGAACTATTATTATATGAACACGGCAACCGCGACCCCTGTGGCCGGCAATACAATCATACAGCCAAGTTCGCTCTATTCTGTTTTTGGAAGAGTAGATTACGGGTACCTGGATAAATACCTGATCTCGGCAACCCTGCGCCGGGATGGGTCCTCCCGTTTTGGTCCCAGCAATAAGTATGGTAACTTTCCTGCTGCGAGCCTGGCCTGGAGGGTATCCAATGAAGAATTCATGAAAAGTGTATCATGGGTGAACGATCTGAAACTCCGTGCGGGCTGGGGGGTTACCGGTAACCAGAATATTCCCGATTTTCAGTACCTGAAATTCTTCCAGTCTGCTATCAATTATTCTAACTATCCCATAGGAGGAAGCAGCTTGGCCAGCGGCGTATGGACATCATCCTATGACAATCCTAATGTTAAATGGGAGCAGGCGCAGTCCCTGAACCTGGGACTTGACTTTACGCTACTGAATCATACAATAGATGGATCTTTTGATGTGTATAACAAAAAAACAAAAGACCTGCTTTATCCGTTGGCGTTACCGGCACAGGCCGTTGGCGGAGGGGGATCTCCCTGGGTAAACCTGGGCCAGATGAGCAACAAGGGCTTTGAACTTGTGTTGAATTACCATTATAACAGTGTTTCCACTGCTAAGCCATTTCATTTGGATGCGGGCGTTAACTTTTCAAGAAACATAAATAACCTGGATGCCCTGGCGCCGGGAGTAAAAAGAGTGTTCATGCTTAGCAACCGCTCTGTGCAGCCTTCTGTAATCCAGGCCGGGCTTCCCTTTGGCGCCTTCTATGGCTATAAAGTGCTGGGGCTGTTCCAGACCGCTGATGAAGCCAATGCCTCAAAACAGCCGGGAGCGCACGCGGGTGGTTTCCATTATGCAGATGTTAACGGAGATGGTGTAATTAATAATAATGACATGACCTATATCGGCAGCCCCCATCCGAAATTTATCTACGGCGTTAATTTTAATGCAAGCTATGGCAACTTTGATCTTTCCCTGTTTTTTAACGGATCCCAGGGTAATCAAAACTTTGATATGACGCGTTTGTATACCGACCTGAGCCTGTTTGATGGCGCCGTGAGCGACCGGATGCTGAACGCCTGGAGCCCCACCAATACCAATAGCAATATACCTGCGCCTTACAGGAGCCGTAATTCCATTGAAATGCTGTCTAATAGCTACTTTGTGCAGGATGCCAGCTACCTCAAATTGAAACTGGCGCAGCTCGGCTATAACTTCAAAATGAACGGCGCGCTGAAAGATAAGATCAAAAACCTGCGGTTATATGTAAGCGGCACTAACCTGTTTACCGTTACCAAATACAGCGGGCTGGATCCTGAAGTTACGTCTGCTCCGGGCACCTATGCAGCACCCGGGGTAGATGAGGGAATGTACCCAATGTCTCGCCAGTACCTGGTTGGTTTAAACGTTACATTCTAA
- the ligA gene encoding NAD-dependent DNA ligase LigA, whose translation MYTKEQTIQLQNATLSFLKEGEQPATAEQLEALRKVLRFHEYRYYVLDDPLLADGEYDQLFKFLEAVETAHPAWITKDSPSQRVGKSLNGNFVTVPHLVPMLSLDNSYNSEDLKDFDRKVIQLSKTSKVTYCVEPKFDGGSISLIYEDDLLVRGATRGNGVAGDDITTNVKQIRSVPLSAAFSSYGIQQIEIRGEVLINKNNFKKYNADLAEKGLAPLANPRNAASGTLRIKDPAEVRRRHLETFVYSIGYYTLLPGHELPEALKTHEASLRLLWELGFRSPVKELKTFDHIDPVIDYCLAFEESRDNLPYEIDGMVIKVNNIALQDVLGMTSHHPRWAIAFKFKARQATSKLLEVKFQVGRTGSITPVAKIEPVFIGGVTVSSISLFNEEVIREKDLKIGDSVLVERAGDVIPYIVKSLEDLRTGQEKEIEFPKTCPVCGSKLFKEAEEAVWRCINIECPAQVMERMIHFVSKDALDIRGFGEANVRKFYELGWLTDIPGIYKLDYEKLGTLEGFGKRSVENLQQAIEKSKEQPLHRIIFGLGIRFVGETTAKVLANKVHHLLDLAQFTQEALQDLEDIGPKVAGSIVHFFSTPANIEMIKELETLGVQLTNTHKQLTADGNLTGHTFLFTGTLPTLKRSDAEAMAEAQGGKILSGVSSKLNYLVVGEDAGSKLDKAKKLNTVKIISEAEFLKMIQ comes from the coding sequence ATGTACACAAAGGAACAAACAATACAATTGCAGAACGCAACCCTGTCTTTTCTTAAAGAAGGCGAACAGCCGGCTACCGCTGAACAACTGGAAGCCTTACGGAAGGTATTGCGCTTTCATGAATACCGGTACTACGTGTTGGATGATCCTTTACTGGCGGATGGTGAGTACGACCAGTTATTTAAATTCCTGGAAGCTGTTGAAACTGCCCATCCGGCCTGGATCACGAAGGATTCTCCCTCCCAACGTGTAGGTAAAAGCCTCAATGGCAATTTTGTTACCGTTCCGCACCTGGTACCCATGCTGTCATTAGACAACTCCTACAACAGTGAGGATCTGAAAGATTTTGACCGTAAAGTAATACAACTTTCAAAAACAAGTAAAGTCACGTATTGTGTAGAGCCCAAGTTTGACGGGGGAAGCATTTCATTGATCTATGAAGACGACCTGCTGGTGCGCGGCGCCACCCGGGGCAACGGGGTTGCGGGCGATGACATTACCACCAATGTTAAACAGATACGCTCCGTACCCCTGTCTGCAGCTTTCAGTAGCTACGGGATACAGCAAATAGAGATAAGAGGAGAAGTATTAATCAATAAAAATAATTTTAAAAAGTATAATGCCGATCTCGCAGAAAAAGGCTTAGCCCCGCTGGCCAACCCGCGCAATGCGGCATCCGGCACCCTGCGCATAAAAGATCCTGCCGAAGTAAGAAGGCGCCACCTGGAAACCTTTGTTTACAGCATCGGCTATTACACCTTACTGCCGGGACACGAGCTTCCCGAAGCGCTGAAAACACATGAAGCCTCTTTACGATTACTATGGGAGCTTGGCTTCAGAAGCCCGGTAAAAGAACTAAAAACTTTTGACCATATTGACCCGGTGATCGATTATTGTCTTGCGTTTGAAGAAAGCCGGGACAACCTGCCTTATGAAATAGATGGCATGGTCATTAAAGTGAACAATATAGCCCTGCAGGACGTCCTGGGTATGACCTCCCATCATCCCCGCTGGGCCATTGCCTTCAAATTCAAAGCCCGGCAGGCAACCAGCAAATTACTTGAGGTAAAATTCCAGGTAGGGCGCACCGGTTCCATTACACCTGTGGCCAAGATCGAACCCGTTTTTATCGGGGGCGTTACCGTCAGCTCCATCTCCCTTTTTAATGAAGAAGTGATCCGGGAAAAAGATCTGAAGATCGGCGATTCGGTACTGGTAGAGCGCGCGGGCGACGTGATCCCCTACATCGTAAAATCGCTGGAAGACTTGAGGACAGGCCAAGAAAAGGAGATCGAATTTCCAAAAACGTGCCCGGTTTGCGGCAGCAAATTATTTAAGGAAGCAGAAGAAGCCGTCTGGCGCTGTATTAATATAGAATGCCCCGCCCAGGTGATGGAACGGATGATCCATTTTGTAAGCAAGGACGCGCTGGACATCCGCGGCTTTGGCGAAGCCAACGTGCGCAAATTTTATGAGCTGGGATGGCTGACCGATATCCCCGGCATTTATAAACTGGACTATGAAAAGCTGGGAACGTTGGAAGGTTTTGGGAAAAGATCGGTAGAGAACCTGCAGCAGGCGATTGAAAAAAGTAAAGAACAGCCCTTGCACCGCATCATTTTTGGCCTGGGAATCCGCTTTGTTGGGGAAACCACTGCCAAGGTGCTGGCAAATAAGGTCCATCACTTACTGGACCTGGCACAATTCACGCAGGAAGCATTACAGGACCTGGAAGATATAGGCCCCAAAGTAGCAGGCAGTATTGTTCATTTTTTCAGCACCCCAGCTAATATTGAAATGATCAAAGAACTGGAAACGCTGGGCGTGCAATTAACAAATACCCACAAACAGTTAACTGCTGACGGCAATCTTACCGGTCACACGTTTTTATTTACCGGCACCCTGCCCACCCTTAAACGCAGCGATGCCGAAGCCATGGCGGAAGCCCAGGGCGGCAAAATACTGAGCGGCGTCAGCTCCAAACTGAATTACCTGGTAGTGGGGGAGGATGCGGGCAGTAAGCTGGATAAAGCCAAAAAATTAAATACCGTAAAAATTATTTCAGAGGCTGAGTTTTTAAAAATGATACAGTAA
- a CDS encoding DUF2461 domain-containing protein, with product MIQSSTLKFLRDLKSNNNKPWFDAHRSDYEAARDNFAGFINAVIKEFGKYDPSIAHLTAKDCMFRINRDVRFSKDKSPYKANFGASINADGKKSMKAGYYFHLSPGEHFVGGGLWHPQPADLNKVRQEIDYNLPEFEKILKAKKFRDTYGGLYVEEGQLLSRLPKGYEPDNPAAEYLKHKSFIATSDLTDAEISSKPLLNNIVKAFQALQPLITFINKGIDE from the coding sequence ATGATTCAATCCTCCACCCTGAAATTTCTCCGGGATCTTAAATCAAATAACAATAAACCCTGGTTCGACGCCCATCGCAGCGATTACGAGGCCGCACGGGATAATTTTGCAGGTTTTATCAATGCTGTTATCAAAGAATTTGGGAAGTACGATCCTTCTATTGCTCATTTAACTGCGAAAGATTGTATGTTCCGCATCAACCGCGACGTACGTTTCTCCAAAGATAAAAGTCCCTATAAGGCCAACTTCGGCGCCAGCATTAATGCAGACGGCAAGAAATCGATGAAAGCAGGGTATTATTTCCATCTGTCCCCGGGAGAGCATTTTGTGGGCGGGGGTTTATGGCACCCGCAGCCGGCCGATCTGAATAAAGTGCGCCAGGAAATCGATTATAACCTCCCTGAATTTGAAAAGATCCTGAAAGCAAAAAAATTCAGGGATACTTATGGGGGCCTCTATGTGGAAGAAGGGCAATTACTTTCGCGCCTGCCCAAAGGGTATGAACCGGATAACCCTGCCGCCGAATACCTGAAACACAAGAGTTTTATCGCCACTTCGGACCTTACGGATGCTGAAATTTCATCTAAACCCTTATTGAACAATATAGTAAAAGCCTTTCAGGCACTACAACCGCTGATCACTTTCATCAATAAAGGAATTGATGAATAA
- a CDS encoding amidophosphoribosyltransferase, which translates to MSDPIKHECGLAFVRLRKPFSHYLKKHGTVMWGLNKLYLLMEKQHNRGQDGAGIASIKLNVEAGYPFLHRMRSAEPQAISALFKNIADEVDEVCRYNPDALKHPGLMKGHIKFLGELLLGHLRYGTQGRNNADFCHPFIKRNTVPARNLALAGNFNLVNTNELFEKLGIVPGTFQKQSDLAAMMEIIHHYLVEADKKHPEKADIKAVLQEVIPMFDGGFTVGGLTGDGLGFVFRDKHGIRPCYYYIDEDVIVAASERAAIRTTFNVGENEVKELMPGNALIVQADGAYEISEVVTPGERKACSFERIYFSRGSDEKIYKERKALGLNLSEQVLNAIDFDLKNTIFSYIPNTAEVAFLGLHKGMNLYLNKIKTERILSWGKDFDEEKLSEMVNRRIRIDKIAIKDVKMRTFITEDASRNEMVQHVYDITYGTVRPGIDTIVVIDDSIVRGTTLKESIIKMLSRLQPKKIIVVSSCPQIRYPDCYGIDMSKMGDFIAFNAAVNVLKDKGEEGLLDELLQKCKDLKEKNLLHTENVVKQLYKSSTVDEITDKIAEMITPAGLNIPVQVIFQSIDDLHKACPNNLGDWYFTGNYPTPGGNKVVNQAFMNYMEGKNERGY; encoded by the coding sequence ATGAGTGATCCCATAAAACACGAATGTGGTCTTGCTTTTGTAAGACTCCGCAAACCCTTCTCCCATTATCTGAAAAAGCATGGAACCGTTATGTGGGGGCTGAATAAGCTGTACCTGCTAATGGAAAAACAGCATAACCGTGGACAGGATGGCGCAGGTATTGCCAGTATTAAACTGAACGTGGAAGCGGGCTACCCCTTCCTGCACCGGATGCGCAGCGCTGAGCCCCAGGCCATCTCAGCCCTATTCAAAAACATTGCGGATGAGGTGGACGAAGTGTGCCGTTACAACCCGGATGCGTTAAAACACCCCGGATTAATGAAAGGGCATATCAAATTCCTGGGAGAATTATTACTGGGCCATCTGCGTTACGGTACACAGGGGAGAAATAATGCCGATTTCTGTCACCCCTTCATAAAAAGAAATACCGTTCCCGCCCGGAACCTCGCATTAGCCGGGAATTTCAACCTGGTTAATACAAATGAGTTATTCGAAAAACTGGGCATTGTTCCCGGAACCTTTCAAAAACAAAGCGACCTGGCAGCCATGATGGAGATCATCCACCATTACCTGGTGGAGGCCGATAAAAAGCATCCGGAAAAGGCAGATATAAAGGCGGTGCTGCAGGAAGTAATCCCCATGTTTGACGGCGGTTTCACGGTGGGCGGTTTAACCGGCGACGGGCTGGGGTTTGTATTCCGGGATAAACACGGCATACGTCCCTGCTATTATTATATTGATGAGGATGTGATCGTAGCCGCTTCGGAAAGAGCTGCCATTCGAACCACCTTTAATGTGGGCGAAAATGAGGTAAAGGAACTGATGCCGGGCAATGCATTAATTGTACAGGCAGATGGCGCTTACGAAATTTCGGAGGTCGTTACCCCCGGCGAGCGTAAGGCCTGTAGTTTTGAGCGCATCTATTTCTCCCGCGGCAGCGATGAAAAGATCTATAAGGAACGTAAGGCACTAGGCCTCAACCTTAGCGAACAGGTGTTAAATGCGATCGACTTTGATCTTAAAAATACCATTTTCTCTTACATACCCAATACGGCAGAAGTAGCTTTTTTAGGGCTGCATAAGGGGATGAATCTTTACCTCAATAAAATAAAAACGGAGCGCATCCTGAGCTGGGGAAAGGATTTTGATGAAGAGAAACTGAGCGAGATGGTCAATCGCCGCATCCGTATCGATAAAATTGCGATCAAGGATGTAAAAATGCGCACTTTTATTACAGAAGATGCCAGCCGTAATGAAATGGTGCAGCACGTTTATGATATTACTTATGGCACGGTGCGCCCGGGCATTGACACCATTGTGGTGATCGATGACTCCATTGTAAGAGGTACCACCTTAAAAGAAAGTATCATCAAAATGCTTTCGCGGCTGCAGCCCAAAAAGATCATTGTGGTTTCCTCCTGTCCGCAGATCCGCTATCCTGATTGCTATGGGATCGACATGAGCAAGATGGGCGACTTTATTGCCTTTAATGCTGCTGTAAATGTATTAAAAGACAAGGGCGAAGAAGGGTTACTGGATGAATTGCTGCAAAAATGCAAGGATCTTAAAGAAAAGAACCTGCTGCATACAGAAAATGTAGTAAAACAATTATATAAAAGCAGCACGGTGGACGAGATCACTGATAAGATCGCGGAAATGATCACGCCTGCGGGGCTGAACATCCCGGTACAGGTGATCTTCCAAAGCATTGACGACCTGCATAAGGCCTGTCCTAATAACCTGGGCGATTGGTATTTTACCGGCAACTACCCCACACCCGGCGGTAACAAAGTGGTAAACCAGGCGTTTATGAATTATATGGAAGGAAAGAATGAAAGAGGATATTAA
- a CDS encoding NUDIX hydrolase, whose protein sequence is MTQIGNLKTAALEKSSHLEYFKIAVSVDCVIFGYEEKELKVLLIKSDLKEFASLYSLLGDLVRPDEDLDEASYRILKERTDLDDVYLQQVHTFGAVKRHPSGRVVSTAYYSLININSHKLKIDNNDLHWHPVQTIGKLAFDHKEILNTCLEHLRGQIEEHPVVHNLLNEKFSLRELQELYEAILATTLDRRNFRKKITIKKWLVDLNEMEDNVSHRPGKLYRFNKKHLK, encoded by the coding sequence ATGACCCAAATCGGAAACCTTAAAACGGCGGCGCTTGAAAAAAGCAGTCACCTTGAATATTTTAAAATTGCTGTATCAGTAGACTGTGTAATTTTCGGATATGAAGAAAAGGAGCTGAAAGTGCTGCTGATAAAGTCTGACTTAAAAGAGTTTGCCAGCCTGTATTCCCTTTTGGGCGACCTGGTACGTCCTGATGAAGACCTGGATGAGGCTTCCTACCGTATTTTAAAGGAGCGCACCGATCTGGATGACGTGTATTTACAACAGGTGCACACTTTTGGCGCGGTAAAGCGACACCCTTCCGGAAGGGTGGTATCAACGGCTTATTATTCACTGATCAATATTAACAGCCATAAACTGAAGATCGACAATAATGACCTGCACTGGCACCCGGTACAAACGATCGGTAAACTGGCCTTTGACCATAAGGAAATACTGAATACCTGCCTGGAACACCTGAGGGGCCAGATAGAAGAACACCCCGTAGTGCACAACCTTTTAAACGAAAAATTCTCTTTGCGGGAACTGCAGGAATTATATGAAGCGATTTTGGCCACAACCCTCGACCGCCGCAACTTCCGGAAGAAGATCACCATCAAAAAATGGCTGGTGGACCTTAATGAAATGGAAGATAATGTATCGCACCGGCCGGGTAAATTATACCGGTTTAATAAGAAGCATCTCAAGTAG
- a CDS encoding RagB/SusD family nutrient uptake outer membrane protein, which produces MIKKLYKAIFLLSVLATVYSCGKGFLDAKPQGVLSETQLANTNGVESALIGAYGIMNGNINGTWGNYSSGPSQWLFGEVGADDAHKGSNSSDQSLMSDIELHNVLPTNDELPGMWRVYYEGVIRCNNTLKLLKVVQAGSGAKFSDDRAAQITAEARMLRGHYYFFLARLFKNIPYIDETMSTADAAKVKNDKDVFPMIEADFKAAIAGLPADYSKPLGQVGRVDRYAAEAYLGKLYLYQKKYSDALPLFTNVINKKPALTGLSFTANFNIKTKNGAEGILVAQSVINADGSGDNANVGDMLNGLYGNSPGGCCGFFQPSVDLVNAFKVGPDGLPYLDGSYRTNPYVSDQGLSGAAVDNYRVNTGLVFDPRFDYTIGRRQVQYRDWGPLVPGWIRDQPFGGPFVAVKQNINQADFPGNVANGANYLTAQNVNIIRLSDVYLMAAECAVETNALEQARTWVNAVRTRASHLDPVLTDTGVPAAVYKIATYPSFPSQDYARNAVRFERRLELALEGHRYYDLTRWGTIQAVLTSYFNFEKNYVNAAAVTPTLTYPDWTKGMPIPQEQIDRAQGVLTQNQ; this is translated from the coding sequence ATGATAAAGAAACTATATAAAGCTATATTCCTCCTTTCGGTGCTGGCTACGGTATATTCCTGTGGAAAGGGATTCCTGGATGCCAAGCCACAGGGTGTTCTTTCCGAAACCCAACTGGCCAATACCAATGGAGTGGAATCGGCGCTGATCGGCGCTTATGGTATTATGAACGGAAATATCAACGGTACCTGGGGCAACTATTCCAGCGGCCCCAGCCAGTGGCTTTTCGGCGAAGTAGGGGCGGATGATGCCCATAAAGGCAGTAACAGCTCAGACCAATCACTTATGAGCGATATCGAATTGCACAATGTGCTGCCCACCAATGATGAACTGCCCGGTATGTGGCGCGTGTACTACGAAGGTGTGATCCGTTGTAATAACACGCTTAAACTTCTTAAGGTGGTGCAAGCGGGCAGTGGCGCAAAATTCAGCGACGACCGCGCTGCACAAATAACTGCAGAAGCAAGAATGCTGCGGGGCCATTATTATTTTTTCCTGGCGCGGTTGTTTAAAAATATCCCTTATATCGATGAAACAATGAGTACCGCAGATGCAGCAAAAGTGAAAAATGATAAGGATGTGTTCCCGATGATCGAGGCCGATTTTAAAGCAGCGATAGCCGGCTTACCCGCAGACTATTCAAAACCCCTGGGCCAGGTGGGCCGGGTAGATAGATATGCTGCGGAAGCATACCTGGGAAAATTATATCTCTACCAGAAAAAATACAGTGATGCGTTGCCCCTGTTTACTAATGTGATCAATAAAAAACCCGCTTTAACAGGTTTATCGTTTACGGCTAATTTTAATATCAAAACCAAGAATGGCGCAGAAGGGATCCTGGTGGCCCAAAGCGTTATCAATGCGGACGGAAGCGGGGATAATGCCAATGTGGGTGATATGCTGAATGGTCTTTACGGGAACTCCCCCGGCGGTTGTTGCGGTTTTTTTCAGCCATCTGTTGACCTGGTAAATGCCTTTAAAGTAGGCCCCGATGGTTTGCCTTATCTGGATGGCAGCTACCGGACCAATCCCTATGTATCAGATCAGGGGTTGAGCGGGGCGGCTGTTGATAATTACAGGGTAAATACCGGTCTGGTTTTTGACCCCCGGTTTGACTATACAATTGGCCGGAGGCAGGTGCAGTACCGCGACTGGGGCCCGTTGGTACCCGGCTGGATCCGTGACCAGCCTTTTGGCGGACCGTTTGTAGCGGTAAAACAAAATATTAACCAGGCTGATTTCCCGGGCAATGTGGCTAACGGCGCCAACTACCTTACCGCGCAAAATGTAAATATTATCCGGCTTTCTGATGTGTACCTGATGGCGGCTGAATGCGCGGTGGAAACCAATGCGCTCGAACAGGCCAGAACCTGGGTGAATGCGGTGCGGACGCGGGCTTCCCACCTGGACCCCGTGTTAACGGATACCGGCGTTCCTGCCGCCGTTTATAAGATAGCAACTTACCCCTCTTTCCCGAGCCAGGACTATGCGCGGAATGCTGTCCGGTTTGAGCGAAGGCTGGAGCTGGCCCTGGAAGGGCACCGCTATTATGATCTCACACGCTGGGGCACTATCCAGGCGGTGCTGACCTCTTACTTTAATTTTGAAAAGAACTATGTTAACGCAGCTGCGGTAACACCCACACTCACCTACCCGGATTGGACCAAGGGAATGCCGATCCCGCAGGAGCAGATCGACCGTGCACAGGGAGTGTTAACGCAAAATCAATAA